The following DNA comes from Castor canadensis chromosome 4, mCasCan1.hap1v2, whole genome shotgun sequence.
gggatgaaccaaaaaGGGGTATGATAcatgtatatgtggaaatgtcacaatgaaacccctatgtaactatcatatgctaataaagtgttttaaaaaaacatgtagaGAGACAAAATCTATGTCAAAGTAAATGgtattaattatttctttcccccTCTAAATTAGCAATATTTTTCTTGttgaaaattcaaattattaGGCCAGTACAAAAGACCTAactctaaatgttgaaaaaaaaaaaaaaagaatggatttcATAGATTGACAAAGTGTCCCAATGAGGATTTTCTTAAATATGCATTTGATTTTAAGATATAAGAAGATGAAATTATGGACAAATGTATTGAAATGACATGACTCAAAATGATGTTGATCcagaaaaagattatttttttggccaggtgtggtgactcacttctgtaatcctagtttactcaggaggcagagattgagaggatcttagtttgagaccagctcaggcaaaagttcataagactccatttcaaccaagaaAAGCTAGGTGTAGTGGGGCATGCCTGTCATTCGAGCtttgcaagaagcataaataggatcttGGTCCAGTCTGGGcaaggcataaatgtgagattctgtctgaaaaataactaaagcaaaaagggctcaagtggtagaatgcctgcctagcaagtgtagggctctgagttcaaacctcagtattgctgggaaagaaaagatgattttgaaaatattaaaagaaaatcatccttaTCTAGCctgtatttttaatgaaactgggatttaaactcaggaccttacaattgctagacaagcactcttatcacttgatctactccaccagcactaccctgtatttttaaatcaatattaaGGGATTCCCTGTAATGTTCTTACAGGTGTTTGTAAAGTTAGTCATAAgtttaatttttgtaagttgaatcATATTTCTGCAAGcaacaaattcactgatttttagaactCATTAACAACTTTCTTTGTACCATGAATAATAATCAGACCCCTTTAGTTCAGAATTCTTCATAGGATATTAAGTTGTCTTAAATGGATGTACCAGTATAATAAAACTACATAATGAATTGATAACCAACAAATGTATTTCCTAAGCAACAATGCTCTAATAATGGGATTTGTTTTCCAGCTTTGTATTGAGAATAAGAAGTGATAGATTCATAAGTAGCAGTGTTCGTTTAGTAAGGATTTTCTAAGATCTTGcatattgctttttaaatgtaatatttttttaaaaactcaaagtaTACTTTATGGTTTATTGTTAGATATATCTTAAATATAATATGacatatagatgagaaaacttgtTCTGAAGACACCTTCAGTTTAACAAAAgccacccatttcacagatgatttAACTTTGATTAACCTACTCCATTGTAACAAATTATTCCGACAACTGGAATTTCACTCATTGGTATTATTTCTAGGTGCAGCTTAATTTACAGAACagcttttctttccatctctccaaAATACATTACAATTTTGATGTTAACTCAAAGTAAAAATTCAATGGTTCATTAAACCTAGTTTTAGCATTCATTGACAAGAGGTTtgtcatttcaaaagtaactgcTACTTTTCTGCACTCTTTACTGCTCAGTTTTGTAACCTTAGCTTCCCTGTCAGAGACAGCATGGAGTTAACCACTTAGCATATTATAATGAATATTCATCAGTAAATTGATGTGTCACGGCAGTCCCATTTTTCAGTCTTCCTGTTCTGTTACAGTCTTTTCCAGTTTTTAAGTATGTTCTTGCTTACATGTAGTAGGGACTAGCTTAGAAAATCTTTAGAACTGTAAACTATACTTTTTAGCCATATTAGTAGTCCTATAGTAGCTGTTATATTAGGTTATAATAAGAGAAGTGTATTTGTTCCAGAGGAACATTCTTTACTCTGATGTTATTAATGTTGTAGATTTTTGCCAAATATTtgatatatgtgaatataatatcaGGATCAGCTTGACACAAAATAGTATATTCTGCCATTTTTAAGAAACAGCATATCATTTGTTTTTATAGTTCTAATTTATTAGCTTAAGCATTTAATGAAACTTGAATTTAAGTACCAGTTAGTTTTAAAATCTATGTTTAACCCATATAGAAAGAGGACATGTATACAttgattctaaaataaaattctgagagCATGTAGTTAAATAATTGATACTTGTCATTCAACTACAACTAAAATGATTTATATGGACACATAGGTATGGCAAATGCTGGTATAGCAGGCAGACACTGATCACTGACTATCAtacttcatttacattttaaattttaaaaggaaaagagtgTCCATAAACAAGATCTTTTCtgttaaatatgtagattatGAGGTCACTTAGCACTCAAACACTGACCATATGCATTATGATGGGAATTTGACACCTGTCATTGGAAATGGTACTTAGAAGCTGGATAATACAGCAAAGTTGAGGGAAGAGAATAAGATGTGGGTAGGAGGCTGTAATTTGTAATTCACAGTGCTCAAGAATGACCTGTCCAGGGTGATTCAAAATCTCTAGTGTTGATTTTAGGATTTGTATACAGTAAACCCTGCTGGTTAACAAAATTGGTTAGGAAAGCTGATAGTAttagcaaaaaaatgaaatatattttgtgtgtttttttctcatgctgaatttttaattaaagtaaaatgCCCTATTGTAGAAGCCAGCCtttaaattaaatgtaattaaattattttatcagaTTATTCCTGCAGATGACTTTATGGCAGAGTTTTACCCTAATGTTTGGGCAGTACAGTGTAGAATTGCCACCAGTTATACTGTTTTCAGATTAATAGTCTGTTGTATATGAGAATTCATCTAAAAAGAAGTagtgtctttctgtttctctgtgattattttgcccaaaaaagctttcatttttttaagtagcacAAAAGCTGTAATTGGCATGCTTTGTAAGGAAGTGTCAATGTGCAAGAGAGTGGCGATCACTAAGAATTCTTTTACGTGTTCTTTCCCCTTTGCACCACCGCCTCCTCAGCAGGGTCACTGAGATCACTAGCTTTTCTTGAAATGGCCATTTTCACTGGCAGGTGCATTATACCCTGTATTTTCAGATTGTTTTTCCATTCTGAATGTTTGGCAGGTTGATTGCTCTGGCTGCATTGACAGAGAAAGGGCTGACAAATGCGGTTGGGCTGGCTGAAAAGACAGTGATTACTGTTTTCCTTTGTGGCTGATTGAGGCCcttgaaaggaaaaattttaaccTTCACCATTTGGTTCAAAAGTATGAGCATATATTGAAATCATTCGTGCCATTTATCCCAGTTCTGTAAACTTGTCAGAACGTAAAAATCGCTCAATTTCAAGTAATGTAGGATTGGCATACGTCATTATCATTTTGATTAAGTTGGAGGTTGTATCATTGTGTGCATTATTCAGTGTCATTTAAAGCTTTCTTTCCACAGGTAcagttatatttttattgcttatactatagAGTTAGAAAGATTTTCATAGCTCTCAAAACCTAACACTATGTGTGTGGTTTGGCAGCTGGTATGGCCTACAAGCTGCATTTTGTTTGCAGGGTAAAGACTTGTCTGTAGGCCCCCTGGAGTGCGGGTAATTGCACAGGCTCACCATTGGGGAGAGACACAGGATTGGAAGCAGTCAAGCGGAAGAATGTTATGCCATCCCATCACCACCTTGTAGCAGAAAGACACAATCCCAGCAGTACCATCTGCTTGCTCCTATCTAGTCAGCTGGCTTGGCTGCTGGGACCATGACTTGGCAGCTGGTTCCCATCCTTGACCGTTCTTTTGTGTAggttgtatgtatgtgtgttttagatAATTTTATACATGGTCAAGGAAATGACTATAAATAACAAGTAAAGTTCCTGTGTTGAATAGGTACTCATTACTTGAGATGTACTCTGCTGCAGATACCTGCTGCCATTCCCTTATAGATGATAAGATGTGCTTAGgcaataaaaataagcattttctttaaaaaaaaaaaacctatctttGTTGTAATGAAAGAGAAGGTGGACAGGTTTTTATGTtctataacattttttaaaaatgatttttaaattgctttttaatttggAGATGTAAGAGatttggtaatttttaaattcttataaacaTTGTATAtctcaatatatttttatgaaaattaaaacattattttaagtgcTTATTGCCACATCATACAACAGTAGATAATAAGACTTGCCATTTAAAATGACAGAATAGAAAATGTGATCTCATAGCTATTATCTTTAAaatctgcctctcaaatagcAACCTGAGAGTTAATGTAAGCCGTCTTTATGCCATATGAAGACCCATTAGACACTGATGGTTTCAGATCACAAGTAAGCAGCCAGCTCTGTGGGCTATTTTAgacatttgattttcttcattctacagcATTAATGTGTCAGCATGCTATATAAAACTATGCAGGAGTTGCATGTTGTTCTGTCTGGAATGATAAATGCTTGCAAGCTTTCAAAGACTTACAtgagaaatttaagaaatttatccTGCTTGCTTATGTATATCTTACTTAGCTACTGAATTTAGTATGACTATTAATGAGGTGTGTATAAAAACCaaaattctttcctaattctgtcTTATTGGTAAAATTCATATTATTTGTGGTTGTTTGGTCTTTTCATAAGTggtttacttttgcttttatctAGGGAGTTGTGATACTTTCTGGAAAGTCATcagttattttcataaaaataatttttgttttaatgttccttctttttcagatgaagaggaagaagatgatgTAGTAACTCCAAAACCACCTATTGAACCTGAAGAAGAGAAAACtttaaagaaagatgaagaaaatgataataaagGTATCATAaagaattaactttaaaaatttttgttgattCCTCTTaagatttcttttattacttatctattaaaatagaacaaaatgctCTAAGTCAAAGCTATGAATatggttaaaaaaagaatgtgtggCATTCCTTGATCCAAACTGTATTAGTGAATTTACATAATTTGACTGACCTAATcatatatctaaaaaaaaatttgttttccagCCCCACCTCATGAACTGACTgaagaagaaaagcaacaaaTTTTGCACTCAGAGGAGTTTTTAAGCTTCTTTGACCATTCTACAAGAATTGTAGAAAGAGCTCTTTCTGAGCAGATTAATATCTTCTTTGACTACAGTGGGAGGGATTTGGAAGACAAAGAAGGGTAATGTTGAATTGCTTAGACTACAGCTTTACCAGTATTAAATTAGTAGTTTAAGTTTAAGAGTGATATAAGTTAtaacataatcttttttttttgatgtggggGTTGATCTTTTTCTATAGAGAGATTCAAGCAGGTGCTAAACTATCACTAAATCGACAATTTTTTGATGAGCGTTGGTCAAAACATCGAGTTGTTAGTTGCTTGGATTGGTCATCTCAGGTAAAGTATAACAAAACTAGTTCCTAttcactcattttttaaattattattagcatgtaatattattttaattatagggaactttttaaattaaatcaatatGTATCATTTAAAGTAATAATGGGTATGGCTCTATGTTGTCATATTTGTTTGTCTTAGGTACTTTGGAAGAAAGAATTGGAAgcattatatatatttgaaattcagGAGTTTATTTATGTCAAAACCCAATTTTACTAATTTTGATTACTCACCAAATACTTTGTATAAAATTTaagcatatattttaattaaatgttttaatattaagacattttaaataactctactaatttaaaattatactaaTATTTCAGTGAGTATAACTCCAGAGATAGCTCTCATGGTGAAGTGTTTGATGTTTGTATTTTCAGAACAATCTGATATAGTCAAATAATTAAGAACATAAAATAGttattatctgtttctttttcactTGATTCTTGTGAGCAGTACCCAGAGTTACTCGTGGCTTCGTATAATAACAATGAAGATGCTCCTCATGAGCCTGATGGTGTGGCACTTGTATGGaatatgaaatacaaaaaaactACCCCAGAGTATGTGTTCCATTGCCAGGTAAGACGATCTTTTAACAGTTTTCCCCAAGTTTAAGGATTCCTTAATGAATTTAGACAAGTGCTTTTTTCGTTTCTTgtcaacaaaataatttcattggaTTGGCATTTACTAAACTCCTATATTTGCAAACAGATGTTAACAGAAAACTGAATACTTTTCAGTTCAATACGATCTGCCTTTTGTAGCTTTCCTGACATCACTTATAATGTTAAATCACACCTAAAATCCtttgctattgttattttctgttattgtgattgattatataaaagaaatcttttataaaatgtgttttctacAGGGAGGTTCTCAAGAACTTACTTGCGGAATATACAATCAGAAGGGTGGCCCACTGAATTACTTATATACATTGCCTGAGGAATTGGAACTAGAGAGTTTTAAGTAGAAACATATGGTTGAAGTAGGAAACAGATGCAGATTTTTAAAGGAGATTTAATAGAAGGTTAAAATTTGCAAGTCTTTTTTCTTGCATAAGTTCAAATCTTTTTAATAATGTCATAATCTGAATAACCACTTAACTGAATCAAGATTAGTACAATCTTTGCTATCAGGTTACAGTCAGAGGTCAAATCACGGAACTTTATCTTTTTGAATTGTAATTggatgaaataatttttctttgataaattgCTTAAACATTTATGTAAACAATCATTACATTTGacttttaaacttaaaatattctaaagattcatttttatatttctaaaacaaaataaaaattctaatgaatttatttgttttaataaccTCTGAAACCTCCCAACAAAGAGGGAAATGTTTTGGataatagatttatttttataatgggcAGACTTTTTctacttaaatataaaaattctacTTATTTGCAGTCAGCTGTGATGTCTGCTACATTTGCAAAATTTCATCCAAATCTCGTTGTTGGTGGTACATATTCAGGCCAAATTGTGCTTTGGGATAACCGTAGCAATAAAAGAACTCCAGTGCAAAGAACTCCACTGTCAGCTGCTGCACACACAGTAAGTAAATAAGGTTATTTCCATTAGACCTCTGTGCTCCTTCACTGTTGACTACTTCATAGTATCTTTTAGAGTGCTTTCAGTGTGCTTCCTTTGATGTATGAATTCCTCATCATTTAGCAaccaaaaagaagacatttttatgtattttggggATCCTACTTACCAGGAACTCATAATCTTTTGTTAAACAATAGACCAGCAACAAACTTCGTAATAAAAATACTCACAAGCTATAAGACTCAATATGAAATAGAATACCTGAGATTAGACTAAAactttcacttcatttttttgtaaaataatataaTCTCTGAAAACTTTCTTTAATGTTTCTAGCACCCTGTCTATTGTGTAAATGTTGTTGGAACACAAAATGCTCACAATCTGATTAGCATTTCTACTGATGGAAAAATTTGTTCCTGGAGTTTGGACATGCTTTCCCATCCACAGGTAGGTTAAACTTGGGAAACTGAAATTTTgacataaatgttatttttagatTGTGTATATACCCTAGTATATGTTTTGTATaaactattttataatattttagcaTATTATACACCTAAATATGTATCAagtgtattttgttttatgtatattttgttttcaaacatgCTTCATTTAACCAAAATAGGTTTATGTAAATAGTATATTAAAATCATAGTTTATGAACCAGTTAAAATTAGAAGTTTTtctatgaaaattgaaaatttacaaaataatttcctcattttttttttctatgtaggATAGCATGGAGTTGGTTCATAAACAGTCAAAGGCAGTAGCTGTGACATCTATGTCCTTCCCTGTTGGAGATGTCAACAACTTTGTTGTTGGAAGTGAAGAAGGTTCTGTGTACACAGCATGCCGCCATGGCAGGTAAACCTAAACTGGAATtagcaattatttaaaattctccCTGAATAATCTCACTGAAACAAATTGCCCCTTATTTAAGTAGAAATCTGTCCTAGACTGCAACTTATTTGTGACAGATTAAGTTCAGGCACATAAACTTaacagttcatttttttaaacaaaagttatTTTGGATGTATTGATGTGTTCTGAATTTTGTGGAATTTGGAGTATTGTGGCTTTTTGTGTACATGTGCTCACAGAAGTCAGTGGTTAGGAGAAACATTCAGTAGTTACAGATACAATATGCACGTGCCACATGCTGACCTTCACATCTGTAAATAAGATTTTCAActgtttttctatttcaatttgtTTGTACTTGGAGCTTTAGTTCACTTCTCCTGATAATTGTACAGTGATGTCACGTACACATTTTAAATTGACTAGTATTTCTCCTGCTATTCAATCTGTTTTGAAATTGTCTAGCTATAACTTATCAGTTGTGTCCTTAAAAAGAATTGAGTGTCTAGATTTCATCTCAAATACAGATCTCCTTCACTTCAGAGCTCTTGATTTGAAAGGAGCCCAGATTGTCTCTTACATGTAATATACCTGTGTCCCTATTCTATCACCTCAGATACtaaacttttgaattcttttgtcAATAGCATGATATTTATGGCTCCAAAATATGCTTACTGCTTTAGTAGTGTTACCAAGTTTGGATAAAATAACATTCAACATCAGTTATTCTGTTGCACTATGAGCACAGAGTTAAGTTTGTTGAAATCAAGGTCCAATGTAtacatacagatatatgtgtatgtatatatttcacaATAAGATCTGTTTATATGTGGTCTACTTATAAGagatttttcacttttatgaAATAGCAAAGCTGGAATCAGTGAGATGTTTGAGGGACATCAAGGACCAATCACTGGCATCCATTGTCATGCAGCTGTTGGAGCAGTAGACTTCTCACATCTTTTTGTCACTTCATCATTTGACTGGACAGTAAAACTTTGGACAACTAAGGTATCTAAAATATAGGTATCTGCTCATTTGGTCAGTTTTCTGACACAAGGTGGTGCTCTTCTAATACTACATAGGAGAGATGGAAAGCTTTTTAAATAGCTTAGAACTATTTACTAATAGATAAAACCTGATAAGAAAGTCTGATAGGAAACTCCATGGAGCATGCATGATGTAGGAGTTTTCATAAAAGGGTGAACACAAATATGGTAACCCCACAAAAATTCAAAACCAGACT
Coding sequences within:
- the Dync1i2 gene encoding cytoplasmic dynein 1 intermediate chain 2 isoform X2, whose product is MSDKSELKAELERKKQRLAQIREEKKRKEEERKKKETDQKKEATIPVQEESDLEKKRREAEALLQSMGLTPESPIAEQPLRVVTADTCLFHYLVPPPMSPSSKSVSTPSEAGSQDSGDGAVGSRTLHWDTDPSVLQLHSDSDLGRGPIKLGMAKITQVDFPPREIVTYTKETQTPVMAQPKEDEEEEDDVVTPKPPIEPEEEKTLKKDEENDNKAPPHELTEEEKQQILHSEEFLSFFDHSTRIVERALSEQINIFFDYSGRDLEDKEGEIQAGAKLSLNRQFFDERWSKHRVVSCLDWSSQYPELLVASYNNNEDAPHEPDGVALVWNMKYKKTTPEYVFHCQSAVMSATFAKFHPNLVVGGTYSGQIVLWDNRSNKRTPVQRTPLSAAAHTHPVYCVNVVGTQNAHNLISISTDGKICSWSLDMLSHPQDSMELVHKQSKAVAVTSMSFPVGDVNNFVVGSEEGSVYTACRHGSKAGISEMFEGHQGPITGIHCHAAVGAVDFSHLFVTSSFDWTVKLWTTKNNKPLYSFEDNSDYVYDVMWSPTHPALFACVDGMGRLDLWNLNNDTEVPTASISVEGNPALNRVRWTHSGREIAVGDSEGQIVIYDVGEIAVPRNDEWARFGRTLAEINANRADAEEEAATRIPA
- the Dync1i2 gene encoding cytoplasmic dynein 1 intermediate chain 2 isoform X11: MSDKSELKAELERKKQRLAQIREEKKRKEEERKKKETDQKKEATIPVQEESDLEKKRREAEALLQSMGLTPESPIVPPPMSPSSKSVSTPSEAGSQDSGDGAVGSRRGPIKLGMAKITQVDFPPREIVTYTKETQTPVMAQPKEDEEEEDDVVTPKPPIEPEEEKTLKKDEENDNKAPPHELTEEEKQQILHSEEFLSFFDHSTRIVERALSEQINIFFDYSGRDLEDKEGEIQAGAKLSLNRQFFDERWSKHRVVSCLDWSSQYPELLVASYNNNEDAPHEPDGVALVWNMKYKKTTPEYVFHCQSAVMSATFAKFHPNLVVGGTYSGQIVLWDNRSNKRTPVQRTPLSAAAHTHPVYCVNVVGTQNAHNLISISTDGKICSWSLDMLSHPQDSMELVHKQSKAVAVTSMSFPVGDVNNFVVGSEEGSVYTACRHGSKAGISEMFEGHQGPITGIHCHAAVGAVDFSHLFVTSSFDWTVKLWTTKNNKPLYSFEDNSDYVYDVMWSPTHPALFACVDGMGRLDLWNLNNDTEVPTASISVEGNPALNRVRWTHSGREIAVGDSEGQIVIYDVGEIAVPRNDEWARFGRTLAEINANRADAEEEAATRIPA
- the Dync1i2 gene encoding cytoplasmic dynein 1 intermediate chain 2 isoform X4 — encoded protein: MSDKSELKAELERKKQRLAQIREEKKRKEEERKKKETDQKKEATIPVQEESDLEKKRREAEALLQSMGLTPESPIVFSEYWVPPPMSPSSKSVSTPSEAGSQDSGDGAVGSRTLHWDTDPSVLQLHSDSDLGRGPIKLGMAKITQVDFPPREIVTYTKETQTPVMAQPKEDEEEEDDVVTPKPPIEPEEEKTLKKDEENDNKAPPHELTEEEKQQILHSEEFLSFFDHSTRIVERALSEQINIFFDYSGRDLEDKEGEIQAGAKLSLNRQFFDERWSKHRVVSCLDWSSQYPELLVASYNNNEDAPHEPDGVALVWNMKYKKTTPEYVFHCQSAVMSATFAKFHPNLVVGGTYSGQIVLWDNRSNKRTPVQRTPLSAAAHTHPVYCVNVVGTQNAHNLISISTDGKICSWSLDMLSHPQDSMELVHKQSKAVAVTSMSFPVGDVNNFVVGSEEGSVYTACRHGSKAGISEMFEGHQGPITGIHCHAAVGAVDFSHLFVTSSFDWTVKLWTTKNNKPLYSFEDNSDYVYDVMWSPTHPALFACVDGMGRLDLWNLNNDTEVPTASISVEGNPALNRVRWTHSGREIAVGDSEGQIVIYDVGEIAVPRNDEWARFGRTLAEINANRADAEEEAATRIPA
- the Dync1i2 gene encoding cytoplasmic dynein 1 intermediate chain 2 isoform X1 is translated as MSDKSELKAELERKKQRLAQIREEKKRKEEERKKKETDQKKEATIPVQEESDLEKKRREAEALLQSMGLTPESPIAEQPLRVVTADTCLFHYLVPPPMSPSSKSVSTPSEAGSQDSGDGAVGSRTLHWDTDPSVLQLHSDSDLGRGPIKLGMAKITQVDFPPREIVTYTKETQTPVMAQPKEDEEEEDDVVTPKPPIEPEEEKTLKKDEENDNKAPPHELTEEEKQQILHSEEFLSFFDHSTRIVERALSEQINIFFDYSGRDLEDKEGEIQAGAKLSLNRQFFDERWSKHRVVSCLDWSSQYPELLVASYNNNEDAPHEPDGVALVWNMKYKKTTPEYVFHCQSAVMSATFAKFHPNLVVGGTYSGQIVLWDNRSNKRTPVQRTPLSAAAHTHPVYCVNVVGTQNAHNLISISTDGKICSWSLDMLSHPQDSMELVHKQSKAVAVTSMSFPVGDVNNFVVGSEEGSVYTACRHGSKAGISEMFEGHQGPITGIHCHAAVGAVDFSHLFVTSSFDWTVKLWTTKNNKPLYSFEDNSDYVYDVMWSPTHPALFACVDGMGRLDLWNLNNDTEVPTASISVEGNPALNRVRWTHSGREIAVGDSEGQIVIYDVGEQIAVPRNDEWARFGRTLAEINANRADAEEEAATRIPA
- the Dync1i2 gene encoding cytoplasmic dynein 1 intermediate chain 2 isoform X7, which codes for MSDKSELKAELERKKQRLAQIREEKKRKEEERKKKETDQKKEATIPVQEESDLEKKRREAEALLQSMGLTPESPIAEQPLRVVTADTCLFHYLVPPPMSPSSKSVSTPSEAGSQDSGDGAVGSRRGPIKLGMAKITQVDFPPREIVTYTKETQTPVMAQPKEDEEEEDDVVTPKPPIEPEEEKTLKKDEENDNKAPPHELTEEEKQQILHSEEFLSFFDHSTRIVERALSEQINIFFDYSGRDLEDKEGEIQAGAKLSLNRQFFDERWSKHRVVSCLDWSSQYPELLVASYNNNEDAPHEPDGVALVWNMKYKKTTPEYVFHCQSAVMSATFAKFHPNLVVGGTYSGQIVLWDNRSNKRTPVQRTPLSAAAHTHPVYCVNVVGTQNAHNLISISTDGKICSWSLDMLSHPQDSMELVHKQSKAVAVTSMSFPVGDVNNFVVGSEEGSVYTACRHGSKAGISEMFEGHQGPITGIHCHAAVGAVDFSHLFVTSSFDWTVKLWTTKNNKPLYSFEDNSDYVYDVMWSPTHPALFACVDGMGRLDLWNLNNDTEVPTASISVEGNPALNRVRWTHSGREIAVGDSEGQIVIYDVGEQIAVPRNDEWARFGRTLAEINANRADAEEEAATRIPA
- the Dync1i2 gene encoding cytoplasmic dynein 1 intermediate chain 2 isoform X8, translating into MSDKSELKAELERKKQRLAQIREEKKRKEEERKKKETDQKKEATIPVQEESDLEKKRREAEALLQSMGLTPESPIAEQPLRVVTADTCLFHYLVPPPMSPSSKSVSTPSEAGSQDSGDGAVGSRRGPIKLGMAKITQVDFPPREIVTYTKETQTPVMAQPKEDEEEEDDVVTPKPPIEPEEEKTLKKDEENDNKAPPHELTEEEKQQILHSEEFLSFFDHSTRIVERALSEQINIFFDYSGRDLEDKEGEIQAGAKLSLNRQFFDERWSKHRVVSCLDWSSQYPELLVASYNNNEDAPHEPDGVALVWNMKYKKTTPEYVFHCQSAVMSATFAKFHPNLVVGGTYSGQIVLWDNRSNKRTPVQRTPLSAAAHTHPVYCVNVVGTQNAHNLISISTDGKICSWSLDMLSHPQDSMELVHKQSKAVAVTSMSFPVGDVNNFVVGSEEGSVYTACRHGSKAGISEMFEGHQGPITGIHCHAAVGAVDFSHLFVTSSFDWTVKLWTTKNNKPLYSFEDNSDYVYDVMWSPTHPALFACVDGMGRLDLWNLNNDTEVPTASISVEGNPALNRVRWTHSGREIAVGDSEGQIVIYDVGEIAVPRNDEWARFGRTLAEINANRADAEEEAATRIPA
- the Dync1i2 gene encoding cytoplasmic dynein 1 intermediate chain 2 isoform X3, with product MSDKSELKAELERKKQRLAQIREEKKRKEEERKKKETDQKKEATIPVQEESDLEKKRREAEALLQSMGLTPESPIVFSEYWVPPPMSPSSKSVSTPSEAGSQDSGDGAVGSRTLHWDTDPSVLQLHSDSDLGRGPIKLGMAKITQVDFPPREIVTYTKETQTPVMAQPKEDEEEEDDVVTPKPPIEPEEEKTLKKDEENDNKAPPHELTEEEKQQILHSEEFLSFFDHSTRIVERALSEQINIFFDYSGRDLEDKEGEIQAGAKLSLNRQFFDERWSKHRVVSCLDWSSQYPELLVASYNNNEDAPHEPDGVALVWNMKYKKTTPEYVFHCQSAVMSATFAKFHPNLVVGGTYSGQIVLWDNRSNKRTPVQRTPLSAAAHTHPVYCVNVVGTQNAHNLISISTDGKICSWSLDMLSHPQDSMELVHKQSKAVAVTSMSFPVGDVNNFVVGSEEGSVYTACRHGSKAGISEMFEGHQGPITGIHCHAAVGAVDFSHLFVTSSFDWTVKLWTTKNNKPLYSFEDNSDYVYDVMWSPTHPALFACVDGMGRLDLWNLNNDTEVPTASISVEGNPALNRVRWTHSGREIAVGDSEGQIVIYDVGEQIAVPRNDEWARFGRTLAEINANRADAEEEAATRIPA
- the Dync1i2 gene encoding cytoplasmic dynein 1 intermediate chain 2 isoform X6: MSDKSELKAELERKKQRLAQIREEKKRKEEERKKKETDQKKEATIPVQEESDLEKKRREAEALLQSMGLTPESPIVPPPMSPSSKSVSTPSEAGSQDSGDGAVGSRTLHWDTDPSVLQLHSDSDLGRGPIKLGMAKITQVDFPPREIVTYTKETQTPVMAQPKEDEEEEDDVVTPKPPIEPEEEKTLKKDEENDNKAPPHELTEEEKQQILHSEEFLSFFDHSTRIVERALSEQINIFFDYSGRDLEDKEGEIQAGAKLSLNRQFFDERWSKHRVVSCLDWSSQYPELLVASYNNNEDAPHEPDGVALVWNMKYKKTTPEYVFHCQSAVMSATFAKFHPNLVVGGTYSGQIVLWDNRSNKRTPVQRTPLSAAAHTHPVYCVNVVGTQNAHNLISISTDGKICSWSLDMLSHPQDSMELVHKQSKAVAVTSMSFPVGDVNNFVVGSEEGSVYTACRHGSKAGISEMFEGHQGPITGIHCHAAVGAVDFSHLFVTSSFDWTVKLWTTKNNKPLYSFEDNSDYVYDVMWSPTHPALFACVDGMGRLDLWNLNNDTEVPTASISVEGNPALNRVRWTHSGREIAVGDSEGQIVIYDVGEIAVPRNDEWARFGRTLAEINANRADAEEEAATRIPA
- the Dync1i2 gene encoding cytoplasmic dynein 1 intermediate chain 2 isoform X12, yielding MGLTPESPIAEQPLRVVTADTCLFHYLVPPPMSPSSKSVSTPSEAGSQDSGDGAVGSRTLHWDTDPSVLQLHSDSDLGRGPIKLGMAKITQVDFPPREIVTYTKETQTPVMAQPKEDEEEEDDVVTPKPPIEPEEEKTLKKDEENDNKAPPHELTEEEKQQILHSEEFLSFFDHSTRIVERALSEQINIFFDYSGRDLEDKEGEIQAGAKLSLNRQFFDERWSKHRVVSCLDWSSQYPELLVASYNNNEDAPHEPDGVALVWNMKYKKTTPEYVFHCQSAVMSATFAKFHPNLVVGGTYSGQIVLWDNRSNKRTPVQRTPLSAAAHTHPVYCVNVVGTQNAHNLISISTDGKICSWSLDMLSHPQDSMELVHKQSKAVAVTSMSFPVGDVNNFVVGSEEGSVYTACRHGSKAGISEMFEGHQGPITGIHCHAAVGAVDFSHLFVTSSFDWTVKLWTTKNNKPLYSFEDNSDYVYDVMWSPTHPALFACVDGMGRLDLWNLNNDTEVPTASISVEGNPALNRVRWTHSGREIAVGDSEGQIVIYDVGEQIAVPRNDEWARFGRTLAEINANRADAEEEAATRIPA